A portion of the Bifidobacterium lemurum genome contains these proteins:
- a CDS encoding metal-sulfur cluster assembly factor: MSDNLVPEPSASVFDAVNGVLQDENAARRVMANPALAKGFPNGRPQPVEGDDGNCGCGEGEQCGCSDGNGDDEIPLKFVDEIGRATAADVREALHQVIDPELGIDVIDLGLVYGIEIDELGRAIITMTLTTPACPLTDLIEDECASTLAGLVEEFRIDWTWQPRWTMEKITPEGREQLAALGFNFDNLPKY, translated from the coding sequence ATGAGCGACAATCTGGTTCCCGAACCCTCCGCCTCCGTGTTCGACGCCGTCAACGGCGTTCTGCAGGACGAGAACGCCGCGCGCCGTGTGATGGCGAATCCGGCCCTCGCCAAGGGCTTCCCGAACGGACGTCCGCAGCCCGTCGAGGGCGACGATGGAAACTGCGGTTGCGGCGAAGGTGAGCAGTGCGGCTGCTCCGATGGGAACGGCGACGACGAAATCCCGCTGAAATTCGTCGATGAGATCGGACGCGCCACCGCGGCCGACGTGCGTGAGGCGTTGCATCAGGTGATCGACCCCGAGCTCGGCATCGACGTGATCGACCTGGGATTGGTGTACGGCATCGAGATCGACGAGCTTGGCCGCGCCATCATCACCATGACGCTGACCACTCCCGCGTGCCCCCTCACCGACCTGATCGAGGACGAGTGCGCGAGCACGCTGGCCGGGCTTGTGGAGGAGTTCCGCATCGACTGGACCTGGCAGCCGCGTTGGACCATGGAGAAAATCACTCCGGAGGGCCGCGAACAGCTCGCCGCCCTCGGCTTCAACTTCGACAACCTGCCGAAATACTAA
- the glgC gene encoding glucose-1-phosphate adenylyltransferase yields the protein MAKNKQKILSIVLAGGEGTRLMPLTRDRAKPAVPFGGAFRLIDFPLSNLVNSDYRHIIVLTQHKSHSLDRHISQMWRFSSLLGNYVSPVPAQQRLGKHWYLGSADAIYQTINIIEDVQPDIVVIVGADHVYRMDFGQMVQQHIESGAEFTVAGIRQPINQSNQFGVIDVDPEHPNQIKTFLEKPDTCAGLPDDPNSFLASMGNYVANTDALFDALAKDEKATDTKHDMGGDIAPYFASRGEAGVYDFNTNIIPGSNEKDHAYWRDVGTLKQFYDAHMDLISYVPEFNLYNQQWPIYTNTGTLPPAKFVHAGRDRLGHATDSIVSPGVIVSGGEVHHSVLSPNVHIHSWAQVVDSILFDGVTINRRARVYKAILDKNVVLTENSTVGIDTEHDLARGFTVTPEGITVVPKGTIVDD from the coding sequence ATGGCGAAGAACAAGCAGAAGATCCTGTCCATCGTTCTGGCAGGCGGCGAAGGAACTCGCCTTATGCCGTTGACCCGAGACCGTGCGAAGCCGGCCGTGCCGTTCGGCGGCGCGTTCCGACTGATCGATTTCCCCCTAAGTAATCTGGTGAATTCGGATTACCGTCATATCATCGTGCTCACGCAGCACAAGTCCCATTCGCTCGACCGTCACATCTCGCAGATGTGGCGTTTCTCGTCGTTGCTGGGCAACTACGTCTCCCCCGTGCCGGCGCAGCAGCGCCTTGGCAAGCACTGGTATCTCGGCTCCGCGGACGCCATCTACCAGACGATCAACATCATCGAGGACGTGCAGCCCGACATCGTCGTCATCGTCGGCGCCGACCACGTGTACCGTATGGACTTCGGCCAGATGGTGCAGCAGCATATCGAATCCGGCGCCGAGTTCACCGTCGCGGGCATCCGCCAGCCGATCAACCAGTCGAACCAGTTCGGCGTGATCGACGTGGATCCCGAGCATCCCAATCAGATTAAAACCTTCCTGGAGAAGCCGGACACCTGCGCCGGTCTGCCGGACGATCCGAACTCCTTCCTCGCCTCGATGGGCAACTACGTGGCCAACACGGACGCCCTGTTCGACGCTCTTGCCAAGGACGAGAAGGCGACCGACACCAAGCATGATATGGGCGGCGACATCGCCCCCTACTTCGCCTCCCGCGGCGAGGCCGGCGTGTACGACTTCAACACGAACATCATCCCCGGATCCAACGAGAAGGACCATGCCTACTGGCGCGATGTGGGCACGCTCAAGCAGTTCTACGACGCGCATATGGATCTGATCTCCTATGTGCCGGAGTTCAACCTGTACAACCAGCAGTGGCCGATCTACACGAACACCGGCACGTTGCCGCCGGCCAAGTTCGTGCATGCGGGCCGCGACCGTCTCGGCCACGCCACCGATTCGATCGTCTCCCCCGGCGTGATCGTGTCCGGCGGCGAGGTGCACCACTCCGTGCTCTCTCCGAACGTGCACATCCACTCCTGGGCGCAGGTCGTCGATTCGATCCTGTTCGATGGCGTCACGATCAACCGTCGCGCGCGCGTCTACAAGGCGATCCTCGACAAGAACGTGGTGCTCACCGAGAACTCGACCGTCGGCATCGACACCGAGCATGATCTGGCCCGTGGCTTCACCGTCACGCCGGAAGGCATCACCGTCGTCCCGAAGGGCACCATCGTCGACGACTGA
- the sufU gene encoding Fe-S cluster assembly sulfur transfer protein SufU — MSDFGMSGDELEQMYQQVIMEAARDPHGKERFARDLTKEEGASGGEAIVRAGHEYCTPGESHQFNPTCGDEATVHVEVSDTEPHTIERLVWDGQGCSISQASLSIMVDLVDGKTVEEAMALAVAFRKLMESRGAGLDDEALEESLEDAVVFQGVSKYPMRIKCALLGWEGMKDAVAKALAAKA; from the coding sequence ATGAGTGATTTTGGCATGAGCGGCGACGAGCTGGAGCAGATGTACCAGCAGGTCATTATGGAGGCCGCGCGCGACCCGCATGGCAAGGAGCGTTTCGCCCGCGACCTGACCAAGGAGGAGGGGGCGTCCGGTGGTGAGGCCATCGTGCGTGCGGGGCATGAATACTGCACTCCCGGCGAATCCCACCAGTTCAATCCGACCTGCGGCGACGAGGCGACCGTGCATGTGGAGGTTTCCGACACCGAACCCCACACCATCGAACGGTTGGTGTGGGATGGGCAGGGCTGCTCGATTTCGCAGGCGAGTCTGTCCATCATGGTCGATCTGGTCGACGGCAAAACCGTGGAAGAGGCGATGGCTCTCGCCGTCGCCTTCCGCAAGCTGATGGAGTCGCGCGGCGCCGGACTGGACGACGAGGCGCTCGAGGAGTCTTTGGAGGATGCCGTCGTATTCCAAGGCGTATCCAAATATCCGATGCGCATCAAATGCGCGCTGCTCGGCTGGGAGGGTATGAAGGACGCGGTGGCCAAAGCCCTCGCCGCCAAAGCCTGA
- the sufC gene encoding Fe-S cluster assembly ATPase SufC codes for MATLEIKDLVAHVETKDGIKQILKGASLTVNSGETHAIMGPNGSGKSTLAYTLAGHPKYIVDSGQVLLDGEDVLKMTPDERAKAGLFLAMQYPVEVPGVSMTNFLRTAKTEIDGKAPAIRTWTKELTESMKRLKMDPKFATRSVNEGFSGGEKKRAEVLQLELLRPKFAILDETDSGLDVDALRVVSEGVNRAKEANNFGILMVTHYTRILKYIKPDIVHVFSDGHFVKTGGPELADELEEQGYDQYLPAGSDSESALA; via the coding sequence ATGGCAACCCTGGAAATCAAAGACCTCGTCGCCCACGTCGAAACCAAGGACGGCATCAAGCAGATCCTCAAAGGCGCGAGCCTGACCGTCAACTCGGGCGAGACCCACGCCATCATGGGCCCCAACGGCTCCGGCAAGTCCACGCTGGCCTACACGCTGGCCGGACACCCCAAGTACATCGTCGACTCCGGCCAAGTGCTGCTCGACGGCGAGGATGTGCTCAAGATGACCCCGGACGAGCGCGCCAAAGCCGGCCTGTTCCTGGCCATGCAGTATCCGGTCGAAGTGCCGGGCGTGTCGATGACGAACTTCCTGCGCACCGCGAAAACGGAGATCGACGGCAAGGCGCCCGCCATCCGCACGTGGACCAAGGAGCTCACCGAGTCGATGAAGCGCCTCAAGATGGATCCGAAGTTCGCGACCCGTTCCGTGAACGAGGGCTTCTCCGGTGGCGAGAAGAAGCGCGCCGAAGTGCTGCAGCTCGAACTGCTGCGCCCGAAGTTCGCCATCCTCGACGAAACCGACTCCGGTCTGGACGTGGACGCGCTGCGCGTCGTCTCCGAAGGCGTGAACCGTGCCAAGGAGGCCAACAACTTCGGCATCCTCATGGTCACGCACTACACGCGCATTCTGAAGTACATCAAGCCCGACATCGTGCACGTCTTCTCTGACGGACACTTCGTGAAGACCGGCGGCCCGGAGCTGGCGGACGAACTCGAAGAGCAGGGCTACGACCAGTACCTGCCCGCCGGATCCGATTCCGAGTCCGCGCTGGCGTAA
- a CDS encoding TrmH family RNA methyltransferase yields the protein MRFITLQTIDDERVSAYVNLTEMQLRNRLEPAKGLFIAESPKVIDRALAAGREPISLLVEEPWIEGMAETFARIDAQWGPDVPVYVASPEQLQRLTGYRLHRGALSAMRRWPLPSVAEVCRDARRVAVMENIVDPTNVGALMRSAAALDIDAVLVTPSCGDPLYRRAARVSMGTVFQVPWTRITGYEPSGAENKRYWPFLGIDELKSLGFTTVAMALEDDSLSMDELVDRLHSPADAPGHIERLALIFGTEGDGLSRHTIARADLTVKIPMSHDVDSLNVAASSAVAFYATRIR from the coding sequence ATGCGGTTCATCACCTTGCAGACCATCGACGACGAACGCGTGTCCGCCTACGTGAACCTCACCGAAATGCAGCTGCGCAACCGGCTGGAACCGGCCAAAGGCCTGTTCATCGCCGAATCCCCCAAGGTGATCGACCGCGCGCTGGCCGCCGGGCGCGAACCGATATCGCTGTTGGTCGAGGAGCCTTGGATCGAAGGCATGGCCGAAACCTTCGCGCGCATCGACGCGCAATGGGGTCCCGACGTTCCCGTCTACGTCGCCAGTCCAGAACAGCTGCAGCGGCTGACCGGCTATCGGCTGCATCGCGGAGCGCTGTCGGCGATGCGCCGCTGGCCCTTGCCCTCCGTGGCCGAGGTGTGCCGCGACGCCCGCCGTGTCGCCGTGATGGAGAATATCGTCGATCCGACCAATGTGGGCGCGCTGATGCGTTCGGCCGCCGCGCTCGACATCGACGCCGTGCTGGTGACCCCGTCCTGCGGCGACCCGCTGTACCGGCGTGCGGCCCGCGTCTCCATGGGCACCGTGTTCCAAGTGCCGTGGACGCGCATCACCGGATACGAGCCGAGCGGTGCGGAGAACAAACGGTACTGGCCGTTTCTGGGAATCGACGAGCTCAAGTCGTTGGGCTTCACCACGGTGGCCATGGCGTTGGAGGACGACTCCCTGTCCATGGACGAACTGGTGGACCGCCTGCACTCCCCCGCGGATGCGCCGGGGCACATCGAACGCCTCGCGTTGATCTTCGGCACCGAAGGAGACGGCCTGTCGCGACACACCATCGCGCGCGCCGACCTGACCGTGAAAATCCCCATGAGCCACGACGTGGACAGCCTCAACGTGGCCGCCTCCAGCGCCGTGGCCTTCTACGCGACGCGAATTCGCTGA
- a CDS encoding SufS family cysteine desulfurase produces the protein MIDFDKVRAEFPILDQQVHGRPLVYLDSAATAQKPQCVIDAESEFYRTINAGVHRGAHELAARSTMAFEDARSKVARLVGANAAEGEEEVVVTSGATAGLNLLATAFGNASLGRGGAAAARFALKPGDEIVVSKAEHHSVLLPFQELAARTGATFKWLDLDDEGRVRVDEAREVITERTKVVAVTHVANVTGAITDIAPLVSRAHEVGAVFVLDACQSVPHLAVDFHALDVDFAAWSAHKMYGPTGVGFLYGKRELLEALPPANFGGSMVELAWMDQPAQYMVPPARFEAGTQPVAQVVAAGVAADWMMDIGLGNIEAHERQIAAELLKIGDIDGVRVLGPRENAGRIGTVAFDVAGVHPHDVGQFIDAQGIAIRVGHHCAQPVHRHFGIYASNRASSGVYNSVEGARALVEALGKVRAFFGA, from the coding sequence ATGATTGATTTCGATAAGGTGCGGGCTGAGTTTCCGATTCTGGACCAGCAGGTGCACGGGCGTCCGCTGGTATATCTGGATTCCGCCGCGACCGCCCAGAAGCCGCAGTGCGTGATTGACGCGGAGAGCGAGTTCTACCGCACCATCAACGCCGGCGTGCATCGCGGGGCGCATGAGCTTGCGGCCCGCAGCACCATGGCCTTCGAGGACGCGCGCTCCAAAGTGGCCCGTCTGGTCGGCGCGAACGCGGCGGAGGGCGAAGAGGAGGTCGTGGTAACCTCCGGCGCCACGGCTGGTCTCAACCTGTTGGCCACTGCGTTCGGCAACGCGAGTCTGGGCCGTGGGGGAGCGGCGGCCGCCCGTTTCGCATTGAAACCCGGCGATGAGATCGTCGTCTCGAAAGCCGAGCATCATTCGGTGCTGCTGCCTTTCCAGGAGCTGGCGGCCCGCACCGGCGCGACCTTCAAATGGTTGGATTTGGACGACGAGGGACGCGTGCGCGTCGATGAGGCCCGCGAGGTCATCACCGAACGCACGAAAGTGGTCGCCGTCACCCATGTGGCGAATGTGACCGGCGCCATCACCGATATTGCGCCGCTGGTGTCCCGCGCGCATGAGGTGGGCGCGGTGTTCGTGCTCGACGCCTGCCAGTCAGTTCCTCATCTGGCCGTGGATTTCCATGCGTTGGACGTGGATTTCGCCGCGTGGAGCGCGCATAAGATGTACGGCCCTACCGGTGTGGGATTCCTCTACGGCAAGCGTGAACTGTTGGAGGCGCTGCCTCCGGCCAATTTCGGCGGTTCGATGGTGGAACTCGCGTGGATGGACCAGCCGGCCCAATACATGGTGCCGCCCGCCCGTTTCGAGGCCGGAACCCAGCCGGTGGCGCAGGTCGTGGCAGCCGGCGTGGCCGCCGATTGGATGATGGACATCGGCTTGGGGAACATCGAGGCGCATGAGCGTCAAATCGCGGCCGAATTGCTGAAGATCGGCGACATCGACGGCGTTCGTGTTCTCGGTCCCCGTGAGAATGCCGGCCGCATCGGCACCGTCGCGTTCGACGTCGCCGGTGTGCATCCGCATGATGTGGGCCAATTCATCGATGCACAAGGCATCGCCATCCGCGTGGGACACCACTGCGCGCAACCCGTGCACCGCCATTTCGGCATCTACGCGTCGAACCGCGCATCCAGCGGCGTGTACAACAGCGTGGAGGGCGCGCGCGCTCTGGTCGAGGCGTTGGGCAAGGTGCGCGCGTTCTTCGGCGCGTGA